ACGCTCTCGATATCGCCGGCGTCAGCGAAATCATCAAGCTCCGTGAAATTACCGATATCCCGCGTGTGCCGGAGTTCATTCTGGGAATCATCTCGCTGCGCGGAATCATTGTCCCGATATTCGATTTAAAAAAACGGCTCAAACTCGGAGTCAGTGAACTGACGCCGGCTTCCCGCATCATCGTCTGCCAATGGGGTGAGCGCTCCGCCGGACTGTTGGTCGACAGCATTTCCCAGGTGGTTCGGATTCCTGCCGGCGGGGTCGAATCCCCACCCGCCGTTCTCTCCGGAGTCGATCGCGAACTGCTGAACGGGGTTGGGCGGATTCAGGGTCGGATGCTGATCCTGCTCGACCTGGCGAATGTTCTGAATGCAGAACTCAACTGATGCCTCAGGAAAGGAGTCATTCGATGCCCAAGAAAAAAATTCTGGTGGTCGAAGACGAGGAGAGTCTGCTCAAACTGGAGAGCATTCTGCTGACGTCGAAGGGATACGAAGTCAGGGGGGTGCCCAACGGACAGGCGGCACTCGATGCCATTGCCGAGGAACAGCCTGATCTGGTGCTGCTCGACATCATGCTCCCGGAAATCGATGGATTCGAGGTCTGCCGCCGGATCAAGAGCGATCCGGCTACCCGGGATATCCCGGTGGTCATGCTGACCGCCAAAAAGACCCGTGATGATATGGCGAGAGGGGAAAAGGTCGGTGCCGACTGGTATATCACCAAGCCCTTCAAATCAGCCATGGTGATCGAAACCATCCAGAGGTTTCTTGTCAAATGAGTATAGAGCGTGAGCAACAGTCTGTTTCCGGAGCTGCTCGGGAAGGGGTCCGGCAGGAGATTCAACTGGCCTGTTTCCGCATCGGCACCGAGATGTACGCTCTCGACATCATGCGGATCAGGGAGATCATCCGTCCGCAGCGGTTGACTCCCGTACCCAAGGCGCCACCCTTCATCGAAGGGGTCATCAACCTTCGCGGTGCCGTCGTTCCGGTGGTCGATCTGCGCAAGCGTTTCGAGCAGCCCGCCGCCGGCTCTGAACGCCGGACGCGTATATTGATTTGTTCCCTGGCCGGCAAGGTTATCGGCCTGATGGTGGACGAGGTCGCTGAAGTCCGCCGTTATACCCGGCAGGAAATTCAGCCTTCGCCCCAATTTCTTCGAGGGCGCGGATCCGAGTTCTTTCTCGGGGTCTGCCGGCGTGAGGACCAACTGGTGATGCTGATCGATCTGGAAAAGATTCTTTCGTCCGGAGAGCGGATCGATCTTGAAAGCATCCAGAAATTGCAGGGCGAAGCGATCACCACGGCCTGAAGTTGTTTCCTTTGCCGCTGTTACCGATTTTGATTGATGCGAGGTTTTGATGATTGCCAGCTGTCCGGCTTGCACTGCCCGTTTTCGTCTTGACCGTCAACGCCTCGGGGGAAAAAGGATCACCCTGCGTTGCAGTCGCTGCCACCAGGTTTTCAAGATGGAAGTCGCGGTACCTTCGTCAGCTGCCGGCCCTTACCGTGTTCTGGTAGCGCACAGTGACGAAAGTCTTTGCACGACCCTCGGCGAGATTCTCGCCAGGGACGGTTTTACCTTTCAGATATGCCATAACGGGCATGAGGCATTGCGGGCGATGGAAGCTGCTCCACCCGAGGTTGCCCTCATCGATGTGGCCTTGCCCGGCCTTTTCGCCTTTGAACTGGTCGACAAGGTGCGCAACCGTCCTGCCCTCAAAGAGGTCAAGATTCTACTGCTTTCCTCGGTCTACAACAAGATGGCCTACAAGCGGATGCCCACTTCGCTTTACGGGGCGGACGACTACATCGAGAAGCACCACATTCCTGACGACCTCGTCCCGAAAATCAACAGCCTCATCACCCATGCCAAGCCGCTGAGAAAACGACAGGTTCAGCCCCGGGAGGAAGTTGTGGCCGGCAAGCTGTTGGAGCCGCAGGAAGCTGCCGCCGAGGGCAAGGAGTACTTCGAGGAAATCAACATGCTGATCCGCTCGGCCGAGGAGCGGGAGATGGCGGCCGCTACTTCCCTGGAAGCGCAGGAAAATGCCCGGCGTCTGGCGCGAAGCATCGTCACTGATATTGCCCTTTACAACCAGGAGCGGGTCGAGGAAGGGATACGCACAGGGCGGTTTCATGAACTCCTGGAGATGGAGATCGCCGAGGGAAGGCGGCTGTTTGCCGAACGTGTCGGTTCCTCGGTGCATGCTCAGGAGGATTTTCTGCAGACGGCCTTTGCGGCCCTTATTGAGCGCCGCCGGAAAGAGCTTCAGCTCTGAACGGCGGCCCGGACGATTTATCAGTGGAAGAAAGAGAACAGATTCATCGAATGCTCCTGTCCCTTCAGGAAGAAGAACGCATGCAAGGGCTCAAGGCCTTGGGGCGCCACGGTGTCGAAACCGACCTGGGCCTGGTTTGTCAGGCTCTGGGCGATGAGAGCTGGCGCGTCCGCAAGGAGGCTGTGCAACTTTTTCTCGAGATGCCGCGGGCCAGCGAGCTGGCTGGCGAGGTGATCGAGCTACTGCACGCACAAGAAAACGCGGGCCTGCGCAACGCTGCCGTCGAGATTCTGGTGCGACTCGGCTCGCAGGCGGTCCCGTTTCTGCTCGAAGAGCTTTCCTGCAGCGATCGCGACGTACGCAAATTCGTTCTCGATATCCTGGGTGACATCGGTGATGAGAGCTGCGCCCGGTGGATGCTGCCGGCACTCTCAGACCCGGACGAAAATGTCCGTTCCGCTGCGGCGGAAAATCTGGGTAAACTATGTGCCGCCGAAGCTGTGCCGATGCTTCTCGATGCCATGGACCATGCCGACCTCTGGTTGCGCTTTACCATATTGGAGGCCCTGGCCCGTATTGGCGAGGCGGTCCCCGTCGCCAGGCTGCTTGAATTTTCGGACCAGAAATTGTTGCGGAAAGCCCTCTTCGACTGTCTCGGGCGAATCGGCGGCATAGACGCGGTTCCTGTACTCATCTGCGGGCTGGCCGACGACATGCGCAACGTCAGGGAGGCAGCCATCGTCGCTCTGGACCGGATTGCCGCATCCTTGCCCGATGCAATCGACGAGGTCCTGTCCGGACTCGCCGGCACTCCGGCTGCCGAAGCGGTGGCGAGTGCACTGGAATGTTCCGACCCTGCCATTGGCCAGGCAGCGGTGCGACTTCTGCGCGGGACGGGTGACGTGCGGTTTGCGCCGCAGCTGCTGGCTCTGTTCGAAAATGAGCTTTTGCGTGAGGAGGCCGCAGCCGCCCTGGTCGTCATGGGGTGTCCGGCCACCTGCTCCCTGCTGGAGTTATGGCCGACCGCCAGCAGTCGAACACGGGTCTATCTCGCTTATCTCGTCGGCGAGTCGCGTTGTGTCGATGGCCTGGCACTGCTGTGTTCCGGCTTGAAATACGGGGATTCAGAGCTGCAACTCGTCTCCGCCCAGGCGCTTGGCAAACTCGGCGAGACCGCTGCTATAGACCCTCTGACGGAAACCCTGTGCCGTGCGCGGGATGAGGTTCGCGAAGTGACCACGCAGGCGCTTTGCCGTCTGAGCGAGACGCATCCGCAGGAAGTTCTCCAAAGGCTTCGACCCCTGCAGGCTGGCGACGATGCCGAATTGCGCATGCAGGTCATTACGATCTTCGGCCAGTTGGAAAGCCCCGAGGTCGAGAGTTGTCTCGCTTTCGCCGTGAAGGATGAATCCCCGCTGGTGCGGCGGGCGGCGGTGCGGGCCTTCGAGAGACGCTCTGGAGAAAATCGTCTCCCGACGCTGATGCTGGCGTTGACGGACGAGGACGCCGAAGTCCGCCGCCTGGCGGCCGAATCGCTCGGCATGACAGCGGACAGCCAGGCGACTGCCCCTCTGGAACTCGCCCTGCAGGATGAAGATATCTGGGTACGGGCTGCCGCTGTCCGCTCCCTGGGCCGGCTGGGCACGGCCGATGTTTTTGCCCCGATTTGCCGGGCGCTGCAGGACCCCGTCGGCCTGGTGGCGATTGCCGCATTGGAAGCCCTGGCCGGACTCGACGTCTGGCGGGCTTGTCCGGCGATGGTTCAGGCTCTGCAGCACGCTGACGAAGAGGTGGTCAATGTGGCGTTAAATCT
Above is a genomic segment from Desulfuromonadales bacterium containing:
- a CDS encoding chemotaxis protein CheW, with the protein product MMDLAEIRKKAKTRPKSGGQASIAETKSSPRAVVSIQGAPAEQGSPPPVMPLSAIQPLPGHEDPLEALFNFRPDVALASEESYLQTLRGQDEQKAEVLCEWLTFRLGSEEYALDIAGVSEIIKLREITDIPRVPEFILGIISLRGIIVPIFDLKKRLKLGVSELTPASRIIVCQWGERSAGLLVDSISQVVRIPAGGVESPPAVLSGVDRELLNGVGRIQGRMLILLDLANVLNAELN
- a CDS encoding response regulator; translation: MPKKKILVVEDEESLLKLESILLTSKGYEVRGVPNGQAALDAIAEEQPDLVLLDIMLPEIDGFEVCRRIKSDPATRDIPVVMLTAKKTRDDMARGEKVGADWYITKPFKSAMVIETIQRFLVK
- a CDS encoding chemotaxis protein CheW, which codes for MSIEREQQSVSGAAREGVRQEIQLACFRIGTEMYALDIMRIREIIRPQRLTPVPKAPPFIEGVINLRGAVVPVVDLRKRFEQPAAGSERRTRILICSLAGKVIGLMVDEVAEVRRYTRQEIQPSPQFLRGRGSEFFLGVCRREDQLVMLIDLEKILSSGERIDLESIQKLQGEAITTA
- a CDS encoding response regulator gives rise to the protein MEVAVPSSAAGPYRVLVAHSDESLCTTLGEILARDGFTFQICHNGHEALRAMEAAPPEVALIDVALPGLFAFELVDKVRNRPALKEVKILLLSSVYNKMAYKRMPTSLYGADDYIEKHHIPDDLVPKINSLITHAKPLRKRQVQPREEVVAGKLLEPQEAAAEGKEYFEEINMLIRSAEEREMAAATSLEAQENARRLARSIVTDIALYNQERVEEGIRTGRFHELLEMEIAEGRRLFAERVGSSVHAQEDFLQTAFAALIERRRKELQL
- a CDS encoding HEAT repeat domain-containing protein, giving the protein MQGLKALGRHGVETDLGLVCQALGDESWRVRKEAVQLFLEMPRASELAGEVIELLHAQENAGLRNAAVEILVRLGSQAVPFLLEELSCSDRDVRKFVLDILGDIGDESCARWMLPALSDPDENVRSAAAENLGKLCAAEAVPMLLDAMDHADLWLRFTILEALARIGEAVPVARLLEFSDQKLLRKALFDCLGRIGGIDAVPVLICGLADDMRNVREAAIVALDRIAASLPDAIDEVLSGLAGTPAAEAVASALECSDPAIGQAAVRLLRGTGDVRFAPQLLALFENELLREEAAAALVVMGCPATCSLLELWPTASSRTRVYLAYLVGESRCVDGLALLCSGLKYGDSELQLVSAQALGKLGETAAIDPLTETLCRARDEVREVTTQALCRLSETHPQEVLQRLRPLQAGDDAELRMQVITIFGQLESPEVESCLAFAVKDESPLVRRAAVRAFERRSGENRLPTLMLALTDEDAEVRRLAAESLGMTADSQATAPLELALQDEDIWVRAAAVRSLGRLGTADVFAPICRALQDPVGLVAIAALEALAGLDVWRACPAMVQALQHADEEVVNVALNLLAASGQRDWLPAAVEPLLNHRHWEVRSAFVRTLASLEGPACAPLLEERLLLEGEELVRQLIQEILSELRDSRG